The [Clostridium] scindens ATCC 35704 nucleotide sequence ATATATGCGGTCATCAAGGCGATCATTGCTGCGAATAGGCCGGTGACGGTGATGAGGGCAGCGGGCCTGTTGGTAGTTTTCATAATTCATCATCCTTCCTTATGATTAAAAAAATTGTTACATTCCGGAATTAGGCAAGACAGGTATTTCTCGTAGTTTACGCCATCATTGCGGGGGATTCCATCTGCTACGGTATCCTTGATGGCCAGTTCCAGAAACTGTCCGGCAGTTTGCATAATGTCTGGGAGAGGAATGCTTCTGGCCATCCCCGCGCTGATACAGGAGGCGAATAAATCCCCAGTGCCCGAGTAGCTTCCGCCAACATAAGGCAGAGAGCAGAAAAAAGAATCCTTATGATTCATATATAGGTTGCCTACCTGCTGCGTCCCGTCAGCATCCGTGAAATTGATTCCGGTGACGACGATGTCACGGGGGCCGTCTTGGCAGAACGACTGGCCCAATGCGCGGATGGCGGACAGCTGCTGGTCTATCTGTGTAAAGTTGGCGATCTTGTTATAATCCGCTTCCGCCAGAAGACAGAATTCCGTAAGATTAGGGGTAATGATATCTGCCCTCATAGCAAGCCTTCTCATCTGTGCCAGGAGGGACGGAGTAAAGATAGAATAGGTACGTCCATTATCCCCCATTACTGGATCTACCAGCAGAAATGTATCCGGGCTGTCGAAGGTGTCTATGAAGTTGAAAATCTGCCGGATCTGCGCTTCTCCGGCTACAAAGCCGGTGTATATGCCGTCGAAATGCTGCCCCATCTTCTTCCATTCGGCGCGGTAATGCTCCATCTTGTCTGTGTAGTCATCACAGTAGTAGCTGGGATAGCCGGTCTGTGCAGTCAGGATTGCGGTTGGAAGCGGGCAAGCCTGGACGCCCATGGCAGAATGGACGGAGATGGCCGCAGTGAGAGAGCAGCGGCCGAATCCGGACAAATCATTGATTACAGCGATCTTTTTCGTCAAGTCGGTTCACATCCTTTAATGTATTATAGATTGCAATTGCTTTTCTGTAGACTATACTATCACTAAAGTGGATGGCTTAAAAAGTCCAGATACAAAGAAAACAAACAGGCCAGTTTTTTGAAAAGTTTCTATTTACTTTTAAAGCAATACATGATATAGTAATAAATGTAATCGGGTAATGTATGAATCGGACCTATGTTTGTAAGTCGTTTCCACATGATTTACGAATAAAGGACGTTTTTTTATTATCCAAAAAGCACAAAATTAGAATATGGAGGTACCGCTTAATGAACAATGGTACAGTAAAATGGTTTAACTCAGAAAAAGGATATGGATTTATTACAGGAGAAGACGGCAAAGATGTATTTGTACATTTTTCAGCTATTATGTGCGATGGATTCAAGACTCTTGAAGAAGGTCAGGCAGTGACTTTTGATGTAGAGGCAGATCCAAAAGACAGCAGAAAGCTGAAAGCAGTTAACGTTTGTACTGTTTAGTCGTTTATAATATACAGAACGATCTTTTTCAGGGCAGAGTTATCTGCCCTGTTTTTATTAAGGCTTGTAAATGAGTAGGTTCGCAGAGATATGAATATAGAGGAAAAAGTAGTGATCGCTAAGTATGCGGCGGCCCTGATTGAAAAGGATGATTTTGTCTACCGGTGCAGGGTCTTTCTGCCGGGCGGCGAGTTAAAAGAAGTGACGGAGGCGATCGTAGGTGCTCAGGCAATAGATAGCCTGAAAAGATATAACTTTACGAAAGGCTTTTTCGGGGCTAACGGAGTACATAGGGAGCGCGGCCTGACGACGCCGGATATTACAGAAGCGCCGGACTTGAAAAAGGAATGATCCTGACTACCAGGCTGCGGGATGCGCCCTACAAGGCATGCAAGAATATTTTGGAGGTTGGATAAAACATGATTTACACGGTAACATTTAACCCTTCCCTGGATTACGTCATCCGGGCGGAAGAACTGGTGCCCGGCAGGCTTAACAGGACCACCCATGAATGCATCTACCCGGGAGGAAAGGGGAACAATGTATCAGTGATACTGTCAAATCTGGGGCTAAAGAGCAAGGCCCTTGGGTTTGTAGCCGGATTTACCGGCGAGTCCCTTGAGAAGATGCTCAATGATTATGGGTGCTACACTGATTTTATCAAATTAAAAGAGGGATTTACGCGGATCAATGTAAAAGTCAATGCAAAGGAAGAGACGGAGATCAATGGACAAGGCCCGGTGATTACCAATGAGGCGATTGATCTCTTGTATGAGAAGCTGGATCAGTTGGAGGAAGGGGATGTGCTGGTGCTTGCGGGAAGCATTCCCAATACGCTGCCCTCGGATATGTATGAGCGGATCATGGCAAGGCTTGAAGGCAGGGATATCCGGGTGGCGGTAGATGCCACGAAGGATCTGCTGCTAAATGTGTTAAAATACCATCCCTTCCTGATAAAGCCCAACAATCATGAACTGGGCGAGATGTTTGGAACCACCTTAAAAACGCAAGAAGAGATCATCGAATACGCGGGAAGACTAAAGGAGATGGGAGCCAGGAATGTACTGGTGTCAATGGCTGGAGATGGAGCGATTCTCCTGGCGGAGGACGGAAGCATCCATAGCGGGAAGCCTCCCAAGGGCAAGGTGCTCAATTCCGTAGGGGCAGGCGATTCTATGGTGGCGGGATTTTTAACCGGATACCTGAATACCGGAGATTATGAAAAGGCGTTCAGGCTGGGAGTCGCAACCGGAAGCGCAACGGCATTTCTTTATTGGCTGGCAGCCAAAGAGGATGTAGTGAGGCTGCTTAATGAGGATCCGAAGAAATTTGGATTATAGGAGGGAAAAAGAGATGAAAATCGTAGACTTGCTCAGGAAAGAGAGCATTAACCTGAATGGAGAGGTTCATTCAAAGAAAGAAACCATTGACCAGATGGTAGATCTTATGGCTGCCGGAGGCAACATTGCGGACGTGGATGCATATAGAGAAGGCGTATATAAAAGAGAAGAAGAAGGCACCACGGGGATTGGGGAAGGAATCGCGATCCCACACGCCAAGACTGATGCCGTCAAGGCGCCGGGACTAGCGGCCATGGCGGTGAAGGAAGGCGTGGACTATGATTCTCTGGATGGAGAGCCGGTTCATTTGATCTTCCTGATTGCCGCGCCGAATACAGAAGACAATGTCCATCTGGAAGTATTGAGCAGGCTTTCCATGCTGCTGATGGATGACGGATTCCGTGAAAATCTTATGAGCGCCGGGACAAAGGAGGAATTCCTGGGCTATATCGACGCTGCTGAAAAAGAGAAGTTTCCGGAAGAATCCAAAGAGCAAAAGGAAAACGATAAAGAGGACAAAAAAGGCTATCGGATTCTGGCAGTCACCGCGTGCCCGACCGGTATTGCCCATACCTATATGGCGGCCGAAAGCCTGGAGAACAAGGCACAAGAGATGGGCTACACGATCAAAGTGGAGACCAATGGATCAGGCGGGGATAAAAATGT carries:
- a CDS encoding pyridoxamine kinase — translated: MTKKIAVINDLSGFGRCSLTAAISVHSAMGVQACPLPTAILTAQTGYPSYYCDDYTDKMEHYRAEWKKMGQHFDGIYTGFVAGEAQIRQIFNFIDTFDSPDTFLLVDPVMGDNGRTYSIFTPSLLAQMRRLAMRADIITPNLTEFCLLAEADYNKIANFTQIDQQLSAIRALGQSFCQDGPRDIVVTGINFTDADGTQQVGNLYMNHKDSFFCSLPYVGGSYSGTGDLFASCISAGMARSIPLPDIMQTAGQFLELAIKDTVADGIPRNDGVNYEKYLSCLIPECNNFFNHKEG
- a CDS encoding cold-shock protein codes for the protein MNNGTVKWFNSEKGYGFITGEDGKDVFVHFSAIMCDGFKTLEEGQAVTFDVEADPKDSRKLKAVNVCTV
- the pfkB gene encoding 1-phosphofructokinase is translated as MIYTVTFNPSLDYVIRAEELVPGRLNRTTHECIYPGGKGNNVSVILSNLGLKSKALGFVAGFTGESLEKMLNDYGCYTDFIKLKEGFTRINVKVNAKEETEINGQGPVITNEAIDLLYEKLDQLEEGDVLVLAGSIPNTLPSDMYERIMARLEGRDIRVAVDATKDLLLNVLKYHPFLIKPNNHELGEMFGTTLKTQEEIIEYAGRLKEMGARNVLVSMAGDGAILLAEDGSIHSGKPPKGKVLNSVGAGDSMVAGFLTGYLNTGDYEKAFRLGVATGSATAFLYWLAAKEDVVRLLNEDPKKFGL